Proteins co-encoded in one Arachis hypogaea cultivar Tifrunner chromosome 11, arahy.Tifrunner.gnm2.J5K5, whole genome shotgun sequence genomic window:
- the LOC112720620 gene encoding protein SHORT-ROOT, which yields MDTLFRLDPPSLNSTTTSSTNSHQNYYYYYDQHQLEEEAEEECFNFFMDEEDLSSSSSKQPEQYYPYYNQLQPHYHLLSSTTTTHHDLSSTSFLPPTPPPSDFNFEFSSGTWAPNILLDTARAIADNNTTRLHQLLWMLNELSSPYGDTNQKLAAYFLQALFSRITTVGERTYRTLTLASDKTCCFESTRKTVLKFQEVSPWTTFGHVASNGAILEALDGELNLHIVDFSNTYCTQWPTLLEALATRSDDTPNLRLTTVVTTRPGDSGDAVQRVMKEIGTRMEKFARLMGVPFKFNVVCHVGDLSNLNFGDLDIKNEEALAINYVNTLHAITPVGNHRDTLISSLARLNPRIVTVVEEEADLDVGAEGQEFLTGFEECVKWFRVYMEALDESFTRTSGERLMLERAAGRAIVDLVACTAEESVERRETAVKWSQKMREGGGLNRMPFSEEVCDDVRALLRRYREGWSMAQCSDNGVFLCWKDQPVVWASAWKP from the exons ATGGATACGCTGTTTAGGCTAGATCCACCGTCCCTAAACTCCACAACAACATCATCAACCAACTCtcatcaaaattattattattattatgaccaACACCAACTAGAGGAAGAAGCTGAAGAAGAATGCTTCAACTTTTTCATGGATGAAGAAGAcctatcctcttcttcttcaaagcAACCAGAACAATATTACCCTTATTATAACCAATTACAACCCCACTACCATTTATTATCATCCACTACCACTACTCATCATGATTTATCGTCAACATCATTCTTACCACCCACTCCACCACCATCAGATTTCAACTTTGAATTCTCATCAGGCACGTGGGCACCCAACATCCTCCTCGACACCGCACGTGCCATCGCTGACAACAACACCACGCGACTGCATCAACTCCTATGGATGCTCAACGAGCTAAGCTCTCCATACGGCGACACAAACCAAAAACTCGCCGCGTATTTTCTTCAAGCCTTGTTCAGCCGCATAACCACCGTCGGCGAACGAACCTACCGAACCTTAACGTTAGCTTCGGACAAGACTTGCTGTTTCGAGTCCACCAGGAAGACGGTTCTCAAGTTCCAGGAGGTTAGTCCCTGGACCACGTTTGGACACGTGGCGTCCAATGGCGCCATCTTAGAGGCTCTCGATGGGGAGCTCAACTTGCACATTGTGGATTTCAGCAACACGTACTGCACACAGTGGCCAACGCTTCTTGAAGCCTTGGCCACTCGTAGCGACGACACCCCGAACCTCCGGTTAACCACCGTCGTCACCACCAGACCTGGTGACTCTGGCGACGCTGTTCAGAGGGTCATGAAGGAAATAG GTACAAGGATGGAGAAATTTGCGAGGCTAATGGGAGTTCCGTTCAAATTCAACGTCGTTTGCCACGTCGGCGATCTCTCCAATCTCAACTTCGGCGATTTGGACATCAAGAACGAGGAGGCCTTAGCCATCAACTACGTGAACACGCTGCACGCGATCACACCCGTCGGGAACCACCGTGACACGTTGATATCCTCGCTGGCGAGGCTAAACCCTCGGATCGTGACGGTGGTGGAAGAAGAAGCGGATCTGGACGTTGGCGCCGAAGGCCAGGAGTTCCTTACAGGGTTCGAGGAATGCGTGAAGTGGTTTAGGGTTTACATGGAGGCGCTGGATGAGAGCTTTACGAGGACGAGTGGGGAGAGGCTGATGCTGGAGAGGGCGGCGGGGAGGGCGATTGTGGACCTGGTGGCGTGTACGGCGGAGGAGTCGGTGGAGCGGAGGGAGACGGCGGTGAAATGGTCACAGAAAATGAGGGAAGGTGGGGGGTTGAATAGGATGCCGTTTAGCGAGGAGGTGTGTGATGAcgtcagagcattgttgagaagGTATAGGGAAGGGTGGTCGATGGCACAGTGTTCCGATAACGGAGTATTTCTTTGTTGGAAGGACCAGCCGGTGGTGTGGGCCAGTGCATGGAAGCCGTAG
- the LOC112721210 gene encoding uncharacterized protein — MAKVRTERDREGDVALIMGVTLFHPSILKVRLPKYFDKPTDMRYDRTQDPQEHLMAFETRINLEGVGNAVRCRVFSVTLARPAIWWFNALPQGSIMSFSDITHNFLAQFTTRIAKAKHLINLLGITQRAGEPTRKFLDRFNDKCLEIDGLTNSVASLCLTNGLLNKDFRKHLTTKPVWTMQEK, encoded by the coding sequence ATGGCCAAGGTGAGAACAGAGAGAGACCGAGAAGGTGACGTGGCCCTAATCATGGGAGTGACTCTATTTCACCCCTCTATCCTTAAGGTCCGGCTGCCGAAATACTTTGACAAGCCAACAGACATGAGATACGACAGAACCCAAGACCCTCAGGAGCACCTGATGGCCTTTGAGACCAGGATAAACCTTGAGGGTGTCGGCAATGCAGTGAGGTGTCGTGTTTTCTCCGTGACCTTGGCAAGACCGGCAATCTGGTGGTTCAATGCACTTCCACAGGGGTCCATTATGAGCTTCTCAGACATAACTCACAATTTTTTAGCGCAATTCACCACACGCATCGCCAAAGCCAAACATCTCATTAACCTTTTAGGGATCACCCAAAGAGCCGGTGAACCGACCAGGAAATTCCTCGACAGATTCAACGACAAGTGCCTGGAAATTGACGGGTTGACCAACTCAGTGGCTAGTCTGTGTCTCACGAACGGGTTATTAAACAAAGATTTTAGGAAGCATCTCACCACCAAGCCTGTATGGACCATGCAAGAGAAATAG